The following are from one region of the Pseudodesulfovibrio piezophilus C1TLV30 genome:
- a CDS encoding UDP-N-acetylmuramoyl-L-alanyl-D-glutamate--2,6-diaminopimelate ligase yields the protein MFLFSGSPSEKKAGVMEFETLLKKAEKGMLVRTDSRKVQEGECFIAMPGTHVRGIDFIPSALNNGAKYIVAPEAARDLVAPIVEKRAVAVYHENPAVALGELARAYFKLVDRDLKLVGITGTNGKTTTTYIIEHLLASAGLKVGVLGTVNYRWPGFQMDAPLTTPDCWMIHELIYNMKKADVDVAVMEVSSHALDQYRVAGLDFDAGVLTNVTQDHLDYHGDMETYFAAKSRLFNHYPRESKTNILNYNDPYGRRILAASERGIGYGIGKTGIVRHEVGDKPMVQGRILSLTGQGMKIETAYKGKSWEIDSPLIGAFNAMNLLAAQAVGLELGLTCKDMRKLKDFQGVPGRLERVANDAGLDIFVDYAHTPDALENVQRSLKNLDFTRLITVFGCGGDRDKTKRPLMGQSVARYADVAVLTSDNPRSEIPESIMDDIRPGLAKSPRTLEHPDRQTAITMAVAQMQPGDALLIAGKGHEDYQILKDETIHFSDKEAALKAIGERTA from the coding sequence ATGTTTTTGTTCTCCGGCTCTCCTAGCGAGAAAAAGGCAGGCGTTATGGAATTCGAGACTCTTCTCAAAAAAGCCGAAAAAGGCATGCTCGTCCGTACGGACTCGCGCAAAGTTCAGGAAGGTGAATGCTTCATCGCCATGCCGGGAACACATGTGCGCGGTATAGATTTCATCCCCAGCGCCCTGAACAACGGCGCGAAATACATTGTCGCACCCGAAGCGGCCCGCGATCTGGTCGCCCCCATCGTGGAGAAACGCGCTGTGGCCGTGTACCACGAAAACCCGGCCGTGGCCCTGGGCGAACTTGCCCGCGCCTACTTCAAACTGGTTGACCGGGACCTCAAGCTGGTCGGTATTACGGGGACCAACGGCAAAACCACGACGACGTATATCATTGAACATCTTCTGGCCTCTGCCGGACTGAAAGTCGGTGTTCTCGGCACGGTCAACTACCGCTGGCCCGGTTTCCAGATGGATGCCCCGCTGACAACACCGGATTGCTGGATGATTCATGAGCTTATCTACAATATGAAGAAAGCGGACGTAGACGTCGCCGTCATGGAAGTCTCTTCCCACGCTCTCGACCAGTACCGGGTGGCCGGACTGGATTTCGATGCCGGAGTTCTGACCAACGTCACGCAGGATCATCTTGATTACCATGGTGACATGGAAACCTATTTCGCGGCAAAGTCACGACTTTTCAATCACTATCCCCGTGAGTCAAAGACCAATATCCTCAACTACAATGATCCCTACGGACGGCGCATCCTTGCCGCCAGTGAGCGCGGCATCGGCTATGGTATCGGCAAGACCGGTATCGTCCGGCATGAAGTGGGTGACAAGCCCATGGTGCAAGGACGAATTCTGTCCCTCACCGGACAGGGCATGAAGATTGAGACTGCTTACAAAGGAAAAAGCTGGGAAATAGACTCTCCCCTCATCGGCGCATTCAATGCCATGAATCTGCTGGCAGCACAGGCTGTGGGGCTGGAACTCGGGCTGACCTGCAAGGACATGCGCAAGCTCAAAGACTTTCAGGGTGTCCCCGGTCGTTTGGAACGCGTTGCCAATGATGCCGGGCTGGATATTTTTGTGGATTATGCCCACACCCCGGACGCGTTGGAAAATGTGCAACGGAGCTTGAAGAATCTTGATTTCACCAGGTTGATCACTGTTTTTGGGTGCGGTGGAGATCGCGACAAGACAAAACGCCCGCTCATGGGCCAATCCGTGGCCCGCTATGCCGATGTGGCCGTGCTGACCTCTGACAATCCTCGGAGTGAAATTCCTGAATCAATCATGGATGACATCCGTCCCGGATTGGCCAAGTCGCCCCGGACTCTCGAACACCCTGACCGGCAAACAGCCATCACCATGGCCGTGGCCCAGATGCAGCCAGGTGACGCCCTGCTTATCGCAGGCAAAGGGCATGAGGATTACCAGATCCTCAAAGACGAAACCATCCACTTTTCCGACAAGGAAGCGGCTCTCAAGGCCATAGGAGAACGCACAGCGTGA
- a CDS encoding penicillin-binding transpeptidase domain-containing protein, with the protein MAKGSQGRKDHSRVKIGLVMVLFTLALSSLWVRTGWVQLHEGDILLSKASKQSHAAEFEYGARGRIFDRNGQMLATSVEAKSVYVRPFEIENVDVAADTLSRSLNMSRSKIYKRLKSRKKFVWIKRQVTDREALGIEQADLKGVRLVSEYSRIYPNGHLAGQTIGFVNIDGKGLEGIERVYNDRLKPGKAEFVVQRDAKGQRLYLDDLGREMNINGLDVRLTIDTHIQHAAEQSLAKTIAKYDARAGIVMVVDVDSGDILAMANQPFFNPNAVSHSKASHRRLRPITDIYEPGSTLKPFLFAAALEEGVIEPDTLIDCENGRWKVARKVIRDTHPKKWLPAHKVLRYSSNIGSAKIGMDLGAGVYYSYLTKLGFGEKVGIGLPGEAAGILMPPERWTSMDLAAISFGQGIGTTAMQLAKAYLCLANNGITKDLNLVKEPAPHRPNTSVRIFKPETVDMVLSMMKEVVHEDGTGRSARIPGITMAGKTGTAQKAAKGGYGDQYLSSFVALVPAKNPEILVITMVDEPQKANYGSMVAAPVCREVTVRTLAYYGKLSETLNTAMAEDVSMDVLVEHPIHGSVETPQSHPMTERVPDIIGMPVRRALEMLARKGIVPVLKGEGMTVKGQTPAAGQPWPDESNTEGTNDVFVLRLS; encoded by the coding sequence ATGGCAAAGGGAAGCCAGGGACGCAAAGATCACAGCAGGGTGAAGATAGGACTGGTTATGGTCCTCTTTACACTCGCGCTGTCTTCTCTTTGGGTCCGAACAGGCTGGGTGCAGCTCCACGAGGGCGACATCCTGCTCAGCAAAGCATCGAAGCAAAGCCACGCCGCCGAATTTGAATACGGTGCGCGGGGCCGTATCTTCGACCGCAACGGCCAGATGCTTGCCACCAGCGTGGAAGCAAAGTCCGTCTATGTGCGTCCTTTTGAGATAGAGAATGTGGACGTCGCAGCCGATACCCTTTCCCGATCTCTGAACATGTCCCGCTCCAAAATTTACAAGCGCCTCAAATCTCGTAAAAAATTTGTCTGGATCAAACGCCAGGTCACGGACAGGGAAGCTCTCGGTATCGAACAGGCCGATCTCAAAGGTGTCCGACTGGTAAGCGAATACTCCCGCATCTACCCCAACGGACATCTGGCGGGACAGACCATCGGGTTCGTCAACATTGACGGCAAGGGGCTGGAGGGCATTGAACGAGTCTACAATGACCGCCTCAAACCCGGCAAAGCCGAATTCGTGGTACAGCGAGATGCCAAGGGGCAGCGCCTTTACCTGGACGATCTGGGGCGCGAAATGAATATCAACGGACTTGATGTTCGCCTGACCATTGATACCCACATCCAACACGCCGCCGAGCAGTCGCTGGCCAAAACAATTGCCAAATACGATGCCCGCGCTGGTATTGTCATGGTGGTGGATGTTGATTCCGGGGACATTCTGGCTATGGCCAACCAGCCTTTTTTCAATCCCAATGCAGTTTCGCACTCCAAGGCGTCCCACCGCCGATTGCGCCCCATTACTGATATATACGAGCCAGGTTCGACCTTGAAACCGTTCCTGTTTGCCGCAGCCCTGGAAGAGGGGGTTATCGAACCTGACACGCTCATCGACTGCGAGAACGGACGCTGGAAGGTTGCCCGCAAGGTCATCCGGGACACGCACCCGAAAAAATGGCTTCCGGCCCACAAGGTACTCCGTTATTCTTCCAATATCGGGTCCGCAAAGATCGGTATGGATCTGGGGGCAGGAGTCTATTATTCCTATCTGACCAAACTCGGATTTGGCGAAAAGGTCGGCATTGGGCTCCCCGGTGAAGCCGCCGGAATTCTGATGCCGCCGGAAAGATGGACAAGCATGGATCTGGCCGCCATCAGTTTTGGGCAGGGAATCGGCACCACAGCAATGCAATTGGCGAAGGCGTATCTCTGCCTCGCAAATAACGGTATTACCAAGGACTTGAATCTCGTCAAGGAACCGGCTCCCCACCGCCCCAATACCTCAGTCAGAATTTTCAAGCCTGAGACAGTTGACATGGTTCTGTCCATGATGAAGGAAGTGGTGCACGAGGACGGCACCGGCCGCAGTGCGCGTATTCCCGGAATCACCATGGCAGGCAAGACAGGCACAGCCCAAAAAGCTGCCAAGGGCGGCTATGGCGACCAGTATCTTTCCTCGTTCGTGGCACTCGTTCCGGCCAAAAACCCGGAAATACTTGTCATCACCATGGTCGATGAACCTCAGAAAGCCAACTATGGATCCATGGTTGCCGCCCCGGTTTGCCGGGAAGTGACCGTGCGTACCCTCGCCTATTACGGCAAGCTTTCCGAGACTCTCAACACAGCCATGGCCGAAGATGTTTCCATGGATGTGTTGGTCGAACACCCCATCCACGGCTCTGTCGAAACTCCACAGTCGCACCCAATGACCGAACGGGTTCCGGATATCATCGGAATGCCCGTCCGCCGTGCGTTGGAGATGCTCGCCAGAAAGGGAATCGTCCCGGTGCTCAAGGGTGAGGGGATGACCGTCAAAGGGCAAACTCCGGCTGCAGGACAGCCATGGCCAGACGAATCAAACACGGAGGGAACGAATGATGTTTTTGTTCTCCGGCTCTCCTAG
- the murD gene encoding UDP-N-acetylmuramoyl-L-alanine--D-glutamate ligase has protein sequence MNRIVRNFIEQSILSDKQGVVVGVGKSGLAAARLLDVLGAKVRVVDVNEGITEEVLGPMAGKADLITGPHKKEHFSDADVIILSPGVPVKKMAHALEGIPARTLVSEIEFASWFIEAPVLAITGTNGKTTTTTLISSILESAGKKTFTGGNIGTPLCEYLLDMDPVDVIVLEISSFQLQNCRLFKPKVGVFLNFAANHLDYHENMEEYLDAKLVMFNRMTGEDTALLHESLRPVIRDRGFTNAHVEWFGPTDRFQAPYLLGEHNRSNVEAAWQAVRRFGVSEVQAAEAILNFKPLAHRIEPVAEVDGILFVDDSKATTLDAVVAAVKSFDRPVRLLMGGVWKGGDVEAFAESVKDTVVKIGLFGSSRDILEAPLSKVFPVSWDETLEEATLRQVRDAIEGDVILLSPATSSFDQYTGYTQRGDDFKRVVGGLNE, from the coding sequence GTGAATCGCATCGTTCGCAACTTCATCGAGCAATCCATCCTCTCCGACAAACAAGGAGTCGTGGTAGGCGTGGGCAAGTCAGGACTGGCCGCAGCCCGGCTCCTTGATGTGCTCGGAGCCAAGGTTCGAGTCGTGGATGTGAATGAAGGTATCACTGAGGAAGTCCTGGGACCGATGGCAGGCAAGGCTGACCTGATAACTGGACCGCACAAAAAAGAACATTTTTCAGACGCAGACGTCATTATTCTTTCTCCGGGCGTACCGGTCAAAAAAATGGCCCATGCCCTTGAAGGCATCCCTGCACGCACCCTTGTCTCTGAAATAGAATTCGCCTCATGGTTTATCGAAGCTCCGGTCCTCGCCATTACCGGAACCAACGGCAAGACCACGACAACCACTCTCATCAGCTCAATTCTTGAAAGTGCGGGTAAAAAGACTTTTACCGGTGGCAACATCGGCACGCCCTTGTGCGAATATCTGCTTGATATGGACCCTGTTGACGTCATTGTCCTGGAAATATCCAGCTTCCAACTCCAGAACTGCCGACTTTTCAAACCAAAGGTCGGAGTCTTCCTGAATTTTGCGGCCAACCATCTCGACTACCATGAAAACATGGAAGAATATCTCGATGCCAAACTGGTCATGTTCAACCGTATGACGGGAGAAGACACGGCTCTACTCCACGAATCCCTGCGCCCCGTCATCAGAGACCGAGGATTCACCAACGCCCATGTTGAATGGTTCGGTCCCACGGACCGCTTCCAAGCCCCGTATCTTCTCGGCGAGCACAACCGTTCCAATGTTGAAGCTGCATGGCAGGCTGTCAGACGCTTTGGTGTCAGCGAGGTACAGGCTGCCGAAGCAATTCTGAATTTCAAACCCCTTGCCCACAGGATCGAACCCGTGGCCGAAGTAGACGGAATTCTCTTTGTCGATGATTCCAAGGCCACTACCCTGGACGCTGTTGTGGCTGCGGTAAAATCCTTTGACCGCCCGGTCCGTTTGCTCATGGGCGGTGTCTGGAAAGGCGGAGACGTTGAAGCCTTTGCCGAAAGCGTCAAGGATACGGTCGTGAAAATAGGGCTGTTCGGAAGCAGCCGGGATATTCTGGAAGCTCCTCTTTCCAAGGTTTTTCCCGTCAGTTGGGATGAAACTCTTGAAGAGGCCACCCTGCGGCAGGTTCGGGATGCGATCGAAGGGGACGTGATCCTGCTGTCTCCCGCGACCTCAAGTTTTGACCAGTACACCGGGTATACCCAGCGCGGCGATGACTTCAAGCGTGTAGTCGGAGGGCTGAATGAGTAA
- a CDS encoding UDP-N-acetylmuramoyl-tripeptide--D-alanyl-D-alanine ligase, which produces MNLTLADVERCLSSMAEEGHETIAITSVQTDSRTVGKGDLFFCIDGEKFDGHEFAAQAAKSGAAGIVASRMLADLGVPVIMVRNTTTALGRLAACWRDTCGAKLVAVTGTAGKTTVKEMLSVVVSEKFTTAKNYRNFNNQIGLPLSMLKADCTQDIWIMELGISVRGDMEELAPIASPDMAVITNVGPGHLEGLGNETGVALAKTSLLKYLRQSGTAVISQDYPLLWDAARELVDNPVGFSGLPYDQTHESAWNDTFEKTECDYVASFLAAEANGWGRFRLRTPDGDGEITAPFCGDHFAENLACVAAAAHQLGLTREDVIKGISTLKTDSQRFCCKGSDSVLVIDDSYNANPLSMAHSLKTAAKMAGARPLVLVLGDMRELGEETSMRHEELGRLVRDMAPKAFFYKGSLQEDVRRGLNGSIHLSEVHSPEEFIQAWNDLELDEAVVLVKGSRSLKMETFAGALCKRLNTIAGTEETPR; this is translated from the coding sequence GTGAATCTGACACTGGCTGACGTGGAACGCTGCTTGAGCAGCATGGCCGAAGAGGGCCACGAAACTATCGCCATTACTTCGGTTCAGACGGATAGTCGGACCGTTGGCAAGGGGGACCTTTTCTTCTGCATTGATGGTGAGAAGTTCGATGGTCACGAATTCGCTGCCCAGGCCGCGAAGAGCGGAGCCGCCGGAATCGTCGCCTCACGCATGCTGGCTGATCTTGGTGTGCCCGTGATCATGGTCCGCAACACGACCACGGCACTGGGACGGCTTGCTGCCTGTTGGCGCGACACCTGTGGTGCCAAACTGGTCGCCGTCACCGGAACAGCCGGAAAAACCACGGTCAAGGAAATGCTCTCTGTAGTGGTTTCCGAAAAATTTACGACAGCCAAAAATTACCGCAATTTCAATAACCAGATAGGGCTCCCTCTCTCCATGCTCAAGGCGGACTGCACACAAGATATCTGGATCATGGAACTGGGAATTTCAGTTCGTGGGGACATGGAAGAACTCGCGCCCATTGCCAGCCCGGACATGGCCGTCATCACCAATGTCGGTCCGGGACACCTGGAAGGCCTGGGGAATGAAACAGGTGTAGCTCTGGCAAAAACATCCTTGCTCAAATACCTTCGCCAGTCCGGTACAGCTGTCATCAGTCAGGACTACCCCCTGCTGTGGGATGCAGCCCGTGAACTGGTAGACAATCCGGTAGGATTTTCCGGCCTACCCTATGACCAGACACACGAATCAGCCTGGAATGACACTTTCGAAAAGACCGAATGCGACTACGTCGCATCATTCCTTGCAGCCGAAGCCAATGGTTGGGGGCGTTTCAGACTTCGTACCCCGGATGGGGATGGGGAAATAACCGCTCCCTTCTGTGGCGACCATTTTGCCGAAAATCTGGCCTGCGTGGCTGCGGCTGCCCACCAATTAGGGCTGACACGTGAAGATGTTATCAAGGGAATTTCCACGCTCAAGACCGACAGCCAGCGTTTTTGCTGCAAAGGATCGGACTCGGTGCTGGTTATCGACGACAGCTACAATGCCAATCCGCTCTCCATGGCTCATTCTCTGAAAACCGCTGCGAAAATGGCTGGTGCCAGACCTCTGGTGCTGGTGTTGGGTGACATGCGGGAGCTGGGTGAAGAAACATCCATGCGGCACGAGGAGCTTGGCCGACTGGTTCGGGACATGGCTCCCAAGGCATTCTTCTACAAAGGGTCTCTGCAAGAGGACGTCAGGAGAGGCTTGAACGGGAGTATCCACCTCTCTGAAGTTCACTCGCCAGAAGAATTCATACAGGCCTGGAACGATCTGGAGCTGGACGAGGCTGTCGTGCTCGTCAAGGGATCACGCTCATTGAAAATGGAAACTTTCGCCGGAGCCTTGTGCAAAAGGCTGAACACCATAGCGGGAACAGAGGAGACACCCCGATGA
- the rsmH gene encoding 16S rRNA (cytosine(1402)-N(4))-methyltransferase RsmH, protein MSMGKVDPASIHTTVLLHEVIEWLKPTPGGRYMDGTLGMGGHSLALMQAADGKAELLGLDRDQTALGHATARLEEFADRTHLFHLPFSRFEEALDELGWEGIDGAVLDLGVSSMQLDEADRGFSFINDGPLDMRMNPEHGQSAADLVNTLKHGDLARIIRTWGEDPLAGKIASAILRAREKEAITRTLQLAEIVRLAYPPKMRHAARNHPATRTFQGLRIAVNRETEELEYYLKTIVDRLNPGARLAIISFHSLEDRAVKHSFRDAAKGCKCPSHQLHCTCDGVPAVKVLTKKPLIPSEEEMQVNSRSRSAKLRVCEKLTADGEEV, encoded by the coding sequence ATGAGTATGGGCAAAGTGGACCCGGCGTCCATTCACACAACCGTTCTTTTACATGAAGTGATTGAGTGGCTCAAACCCACCCCCGGCGGCCGTTACATGGACGGAACCTTGGGAATGGGCGGGCACAGTCTGGCGCTGATGCAGGCGGCAGATGGCAAGGCTGAGCTTTTGGGGCTCGACAGGGATCAAACGGCATTGGGACACGCGACTGCGCGACTTGAGGAATTCGCCGACCGCACACACCTGTTCCACCTGCCCTTTTCCCGATTTGAGGAAGCCCTGGATGAACTCGGCTGGGAAGGAATCGACGGCGCGGTCCTGGACCTCGGCGTCTCATCCATGCAGCTCGATGAAGCGGACCGAGGATTCAGCTTCATCAATGACGGGCCGCTCGACATGCGTATGAACCCGGAACACGGTCAATCAGCCGCTGACCTGGTAAACACGCTCAAGCATGGAGATTTGGCGCGGATCATTCGAACATGGGGTGAGGACCCTCTGGCCGGAAAAATCGCGTCTGCAATACTGAGAGCACGGGAGAAAGAAGCGATAACGAGGACGCTTCAACTGGCTGAAATAGTGCGACTTGCCTACCCGCCGAAAATGCGGCATGCGGCGCGCAATCATCCGGCCACCCGGACCTTTCAGGGACTGCGCATAGCAGTCAACAGGGAAACTGAGGAACTCGAGTACTACCTTAAAACCATAGTCGACCGTCTGAATCCAGGCGCAAGATTGGCGATCATTTCATTTCATTCCCTGGAGGACAGGGCTGTGAAACACTCCTTTCGGGACGCGGCAAAAGGGTGCAAATGCCCTTCGCATCAACTTCACTGCACATGTGATGGAGTTCCCGCAGTAAAGGTCTTGACGAAAAAACCGCTGATCCCGTCCGAGGAAGAGATGCAAGTGAACTCACGCAGCCGCAGTGCCAAGCTCCGCGTCTGCGAAAAGCTCACCGCCGATGGAGAGGAAGTATGA
- the murG gene encoding undecaprenyldiphospho-muramoylpentapeptide beta-N-acetylglucosaminyltransferase, with amino-acid sequence MSLSKIILTTGGTGGHIFPALAVADELTRRNPGIKILFVGGAGPEGDMARKHGLDFLELPAKGIMGRGIKGILSGLGWLGFGIPKAMHAVKRFAPDAVIGFGGYAGFCPVLAAALLGIPTAVHEQNSVPGVTNKVLGKMVKKIFLSFPDTLGAFPPAKTVLTGNPVRAEIINAASARAQRKIGRHILVLGGSQGARAINDSVIQALPMFMNAGVKLTHQAGASDYQRVHDSYKTALADSGQVHAFIDNMAACYAAADLIICRSGATTVFEIAAAGVPAIFVPFPHATHDHQTMNAKAMSDIGAARLLPQKEMTGEVLASLALELLNAPAQVKDMGTAARRFAKERAAADIAVGLEALAA; translated from the coding sequence ATGAGCCTAAGCAAAATCATTCTGACCACCGGCGGCACTGGCGGGCATATTTTCCCGGCTCTGGCTGTGGCGGACGAACTGACACGCCGCAATCCCGGTATAAAGATCCTGTTTGTAGGTGGAGCTGGGCCGGAAGGAGATATGGCCCGAAAGCACGGTCTGGATTTTCTCGAATTGCCAGCCAAGGGCATCATGGGGCGCGGTATCAAAGGAATTCTTTCCGGATTGGGGTGGCTCGGTTTCGGCATTCCCAAAGCCATGCACGCCGTCAAAAGATTCGCGCCGGATGCGGTTATCGGATTCGGCGGATACGCGGGGTTCTGCCCGGTGCTGGCTGCCGCACTCTTGGGCATCCCAACTGCGGTACACGAACAAAATTCAGTGCCCGGTGTCACCAACAAAGTGTTGGGAAAGATGGTCAAGAAAATATTTTTGAGTTTTCCGGATACGCTCGGAGCCTTTCCTCCGGCGAAGACCGTTCTGACCGGCAACCCGGTTCGAGCCGAAATAATCAATGCAGCCTCGGCCCGTGCTCAACGGAAAATCGGCAGGCATATCCTCGTCCTCGGAGGAAGCCAGGGGGCACGCGCCATCAATGATAGCGTGATTCAAGCTCTCCCGATGTTCATGAATGCAGGAGTCAAATTGACTCACCAGGCAGGCGCATCCGATTATCAACGGGTTCACGACTCATACAAGACAGCCCTGGCAGATTCGGGGCAGGTTCACGCCTTTATCGACAACATGGCAGCCTGTTATGCCGCGGCGGATCTAATCATCTGCCGATCCGGCGCAACAACGGTTTTTGAAATAGCGGCGGCAGGGGTTCCGGCCATTTTCGTGCCTTTCCCCCACGCCACACATGACCACCAAACAATGAATGCCAAAGCCATGTCCGACATAGGCGCGGCCCGACTCCTCCCCCAAAAGGAAATGACCGGGGAAGTGTTGGCCTCTCTGGCACTGGAGCTTCTGAATGCTCCTGCGCAAGTGAAAGACATGGGAACAGCAGCACGTCGCTTTGCAAAAGAGCGGGCGGCTGCGGATATAGCAGTGGGCCTCGAGGCCCTGGCGGCATAA
- the ftsW gene encoding putative lipid II flippase FtsW — MSNKLTANTPNIRMGKIDPWLLTSTLLLGGFGLIMVLSSSGIMAERVYNDTYFFFKRQLMFTGVGIAIMLACMQMPRKLLYSLTYVWVAAAVILLALCVTPLGVNVNGASRWINLGPVNLQPLEYSKIALVLYLAYFFARKQELVRTFSVGFLPPFIVTGFLCGLLLLQPDFGGAVVLAMLLFLMCLVGGTRFIYLFVSFLFGTGAGWLLISSSPYRFKRWTAFLDPFASAQNEGYQLVQSLYAFGSGRIFGTGIGAGKQKLFFLPEAHNDFIMAVVGEELGFVGMSLFFIVIGFFLWRAFRVSFKQEDLQDRFTAFGVTCILALGMILNLAVVLGTVPPKGVAMPFISYGGSSLTVSFICAGILLNLSRTAQS, encoded by the coding sequence ATGAGTAATAAACTCACCGCCAATACGCCCAATATCCGCATGGGAAAAATTGACCCATGGCTTTTGACTTCCACCCTGCTCTTGGGCGGTTTCGGTCTGATCATGGTCCTTTCCAGCAGTGGAATCATGGCCGAGCGTGTCTACAATGACACTTACTTCTTCTTCAAACGTCAGCTCATGTTCACCGGAGTCGGCATCGCCATCATGCTCGCCTGCATGCAGATGCCCCGAAAGCTCCTTTACAGCCTGACATATGTCTGGGTCGCAGCGGCTGTTATTTTGCTCGCCCTGTGCGTCACTCCCCTTGGCGTCAATGTGAACGGTGCCAGCCGATGGATCAATCTCGGACCGGTGAACTTGCAACCTCTGGAATACTCCAAGATCGCGCTGGTCCTTTACCTCGCCTATTTCTTTGCAAGAAAACAGGAGCTTGTACGGACTTTCTCTGTCGGTTTCCTGCCACCATTCATCGTCACCGGCTTTCTGTGTGGCCTGCTTTTGCTCCAGCCGGATTTCGGCGGAGCAGTCGTCCTGGCAATGTTGCTTTTCCTGATGTGTCTGGTAGGCGGAACCCGTTTTATCTATCTCTTTGTTTCCTTCCTCTTCGGAACCGGTGCAGGATGGCTGCTGATCTCCTCCTCACCATATCGCTTCAAACGCTGGACTGCTTTTCTCGATCCTTTTGCCTCGGCACAAAACGAAGGCTACCAACTCGTTCAATCGCTCTATGCCTTTGGGTCCGGCCGTATTTTCGGCACAGGCATCGGCGCGGGCAAACAAAAACTCTTTTTCCTTCCGGAAGCGCACAACGATTTCATCATGGCCGTGGTTGGTGAAGAACTCGGCTTCGTGGGCATGTCCCTCTTCTTCATCGTCATAGGGTTCTTCCTGTGGCGGGCGTTTCGTGTTTCCTTCAAACAGGAAGACCTGCAGGATCGCTTTACCGCCTTTGGTGTCACCTGCATCCTGGCCCTCGGCATGATCCTGAATCTGGCCGTTGTCCTCGGCACCGTCCCACCAAAGGGCGTTGCCATGCCTTTCATCAGCTATGGAGGCTCCAGCCTGACCGTCTCCTTCATCTGTGCCGGTATTCTGCTCAACCTCTCAAGGACGGCACAATCATGA
- the mraY gene encoding phospho-N-acetylmuramoyl-pentapeptide-transferase: MIYNILVPLSQDLGVLNVFRYITFRSVWALLTALIISILFGPGMIRWLQHIKCGQYIKEDGPQHQAKQGTPTMGGIMILFSVAVSTLLWADLTNTYVWLTLLVFAGFGAVGFADDYIKVVKRHNDGLSAKTKFFCQCAVAATAIALLIQEPAYSTQLSVPFFKNFNPDLGWFYLPFAMIVMVGASNAVNLTDGLDGLAIGPMVVAMACFSIFIYVSGHAQMAEYLAVQNVQGIGEVTVFCGAMVGAGLGFLWFNAHPAQVFMGDVGSLSLGGALGFVAVLAKQELLLAIVGGVFVFETLSVILQVGYFKLSGGKRIFKMAPLHHHFELKGIPESKIIVRFWILSILMALMALSTLKLR, encoded by the coding sequence ATGATTTACAATATACTCGTCCCGCTCAGTCAGGACCTCGGCGTCCTGAATGTCTTTCGCTACATCACCTTTCGGTCGGTGTGGGCACTTCTGACGGCATTGATCATCTCCATCCTTTTCGGTCCCGGCATGATTCGGTGGCTCCAGCACATCAAATGCGGCCAATATATCAAAGAAGACGGACCTCAACATCAGGCCAAGCAAGGCACTCCGACCATGGGCGGGATCATGATCCTTTTTTCCGTGGCTGTTTCCACCTTGCTATGGGCTGACCTGACCAATACATATGTCTGGCTCACCCTGCTTGTTTTTGCCGGATTCGGTGCCGTGGGCTTTGCCGATGATTATATCAAAGTCGTCAAACGCCACAACGACGGACTGTCGGCCAAGACCAAATTCTTCTGCCAATGCGCCGTTGCTGCCACGGCTATAGCCCTGCTCATCCAGGAACCGGCTTACTCTACCCAACTTTCCGTGCCGTTCTTCAAAAATTTCAACCCCGACCTTGGCTGGTTCTACCTCCCCTTTGCCATGATCGTCATGGTTGGAGCGAGCAATGCTGTCAACCTGACAGACGGACTGGATGGTCTCGCCATTGGTCCCATGGTCGTTGCCATGGCGTGCTTCTCCATCTTCATCTACGTCTCGGGACATGCTCAAATGGCCGAATATCTTGCCGTGCAAAATGTGCAGGGCATCGGAGAAGTCACTGTCTTTTGCGGAGCTATGGTCGGAGCCGGACTCGGTTTTCTCTGGTTCAACGCGCACCCGGCCCAGGTTTTCATGGGTGATGTCGGTTCGCTGTCTCTGGGGGGAGCTCTCGGTTTCGTGGCGGTCCTTGCCAAACAGGAGCTGTTGCTCGCTATTGTTGGCGGGGTCTTTGTCTTCGAAACCCTCTCCGTGATCCTCCAAGTCGGATATTTCAAATTGAGCGGCGGAAAACGGATTTTCAAGATGGCACCGCTTCACCATCATTTTGAACTGAAAGGTATTCCGGAATCCAAGATCATTGTCCGATTCTGGATTCTCTCCATCCTCATGGCGCTTATGGCGCTGTCCACCCTCAAACTGAGATAA